One segment of Asaia bogorensis NBRC 16594 DNA contains the following:
- a CDS encoding F0F1 ATP synthase subunit gamma: MPSLKELRARIAGVKSQRKITSAMKMVAASKLRRFQKHAEASRPYAAAMRRMLSELATATSGQGELPVLLEGGKGSTHLVVLLTSDFGLAGGFNANLVRSVRQIVSRLESQGETVRILPVGRKGGEAMARIFPGKLIERYEGTAGREVQFQKAVDLGQRVTELLTDGQVDRVTVVFNRFVNAMTQIPTEEALVPLPVAENDNASEYTAQYEFEPNEAELLAQLLPRNIQVQFFAALLESAAGEQGARMTAMDNATRNAGKAIDSLSQRYNRTRQSNITKELIEIISGAEAV; this comes from the coding sequence ATGCCCTCGCTGAAGGAACTGCGCGCCCGGATCGCGGGCGTGAAATCGCAGCGCAAGATCACGAGTGCCATGAAGATGGTCGCAGCGTCCAAGCTGCGCCGTTTTCAGAAGCACGCCGAGGCCTCGCGTCCCTATGCTGCCGCCATGCGCCGCATGTTGTCCGAGCTTGCGACGGCAACTTCAGGCCAGGGCGAGTTGCCCGTGCTTCTCGAAGGCGGCAAGGGTTCGACCCATCTTGTCGTTTTGCTGACCAGCGATTTCGGTCTGGCGGGTGGCTTCAATGCCAATCTGGTGCGCTCGGTGCGTCAGATCGTCTCGCGTCTCGAATCGCAGGGCGAAACGGTGCGTATCCTGCCGGTCGGCCGCAAGGGCGGTGAGGCCATGGCGCGCATCTTCCCTGGCAAGCTGATCGAGCGTTACGAAGGCACGGCTGGCCGCGAGGTACAGTTCCAGAAGGCTGTCGACCTCGGCCAGCGCGTTACCGAACTGCTTACCGATGGTCAGGTCGATCGCGTGACGGTGGTGTTCAACCGCTTCGTCAACGCCATGACTCAGATCCCGACGGAAGAGGCGCTCGTTCCGCTGCCCGTGGCCGAGAACGACAACGCCAGTGAATATACCGCTCAATATGAATTTGAGCCCAATGAAGCCGAGCTGCTCGCTCAGCTTCTGCCGCGTAATATCCAGGTCCAGTTCTTCGCTGCGCTTCTTGAAAGTGCGGCTGGTGAGCAGGGTGCACGCATGACGGCCATGGATAACGCGACACGGAATGCAGGCAAGGCGATCGACTCTCTGTCGCAGCGCTATAACCGCACCCGTCAGAGCAACATCACCAAAGAACTTATCGAGATCATCTCCGGCGCTGAAGCCGTCTGA
- the atpD gene encoding F0F1 ATP synthase subunit beta, with protein MSETLSSASSNVVGRVTQVRGPVVDVQFEGTLPHILNALHVQIGDQTLVLEVAQEIGEREVRCIAMDSTDGLVRGSEVKDTGAQITVPVGPATLGRILNVIGEPVDERGPVVSDKHYPIHRKAPSFEDQAAASEILVTGIKVVDLLCPYLKGGKIGLFGGAGVGKTVIIQELINNIAKAHGGVSVFAGVGERTREGNDLYFEMQDAGVIKIGEDGSTAGSKVALVYGQMNEPPGARARVALSALSLAEYFRDEEGQDVLFFVDNIFRFTQAGSEVSALLGRIPSAVGYQPTLATEMGALQERITSTKKGSITSVQAVYVPADDLTDPAPAATFAHLDATTVLNRSIAEMGIYPAVDPLDSTSRSLDPKIVGEEHYQVARDVQRILQTYKGLQDIIAILGMDELSEEDKQVVARARRIQRFLSQPFHVAEVFTGSPGKLVALDDTVRSFKAIVAGEYDHLPEGAFYMVGPIEEAIAKAEKMKESA; from the coding sequence ATGTCCGAAACTCTGTCGTCTGCCAGCAGCAACGTCGTGGGTCGCGTGACGCAGGTCCGCGGTCCCGTGGTCGATGTCCAGTTCGAAGGCACGCTGCCGCATATCCTTAATGCGCTGCACGTCCAGATTGGCGACCAGACCCTTGTGCTCGAAGTGGCACAGGAAATTGGTGAGCGCGAAGTGCGCTGCATCGCCATGGACAGCACCGATGGTCTGGTCCGTGGTAGCGAAGTGAAGGATACCGGTGCCCAGATCACGGTGCCGGTTGGCCCGGCGACGCTCGGCCGTATCCTCAACGTCATCGGCGAGCCCGTCGATGAGCGCGGCCCTGTCGTGTCCGACAAGCACTATCCGATTCACCGCAAGGCTCCCTCTTTCGAGGACCAGGCTGCGGCTTCCGAGATTCTGGTCACCGGAATCAAGGTTGTCGATCTGCTCTGCCCGTACCTCAAGGGCGGCAAGATCGGCCTGTTCGGCGGCGCTGGCGTTGGCAAGACCGTTATCATCCAGGAGCTGATCAACAACATCGCCAAGGCTCATGGCGGCGTGTCCGTCTTTGCCGGTGTCGGTGAGCGTACGCGTGAAGGCAACGACCTGTATTTCGAAATGCAGGATGCCGGCGTGATCAAGATCGGTGAAGACGGTTCGACGGCTGGCTCCAAGGTGGCGCTGGTCTATGGCCAGATGAACGAGCCGCCGGGTGCCCGCGCTCGCGTTGCCCTGTCCGCCCTTTCCCTCGCAGAATATTTCCGCGATGAGGAAGGCCAGGACGTGCTGTTCTTCGTGGACAACATCTTCCGCTTCACGCAGGCCGGTTCGGAAGTCTCGGCTCTGCTGGGTCGTATTCCTTCTGCCGTTGGCTATCAGCCGACGCTGGCCACCGAGATGGGCGCCCTTCAGGAGCGCATCACCTCCACCAAGAAGGGCTCGATCACCTCGGTTCAGGCCGTTTACGTGCCTGCCGACGATCTGACCGATCCGGCACCTGCCGCGACCTTCGCCCATCTTGACGCCACGACCGTGCTGAACCGCTCGATCGCGGAAATGGGTATCTATCCGGCTGTCGATCCGCTCGACTCCACCTCGCGTTCGCTCGACCCCAAGATCGTTGGTGAAGAGCACTATCAGGTGGCGCGTGACGTGCAGCGTATTCTCCAGACCTACAAGGGCCTGCAGGACATCATCGCGATCCTGGGCATGGACGAGCTGTCGGAAGAGGACAAGCAGGTCGTGGCGCGCGCGCGCCGCATCCAGCGCTTCCTGTCGCAGCCTTTCCACGTTGCCGAGGTCTTCACGGGTTCGCCGGGCAAGCTCGTCGCTCTCGATGACACCGTGCGCAGCTTCAAGGCTATTGTGGCCGGTGAGTATGACCACCTGCCGGAAGGCGCTTTCTACATGGTCGGGCCGATCGAAGAAGCGATCGCCAAGGCCGAGAAGATGAAGGAGTCGGCGTAA
- the atpC gene encoding ATP synthase F1 subunit epsilon — translation MPVQVEIISPEKLLFRKEVEMAVIPGEEGDIAAMPDHAPIMLLLRGGVVSLYEGGVVTERFFVSGGFADITADRCTILADEALPIKDIVLTEAESRLETLELQLTNVAADDLADIERISRKIQSTRAAIEAAEAAHPIY, via the coding sequence ATGCCGGTTCAGGTCGAAATCATCAGCCCGGAAAAGCTGCTCTTCCGCAAGGAAGTCGAAATGGCAGTCATCCCGGGCGAGGAAGGCGATATCGCGGCCATGCCGGATCATGCGCCGATCATGCTCCTGCTGCGCGGTGGCGTCGTCTCCCTCTATGAGGGAGGCGTCGTAACCGAGCGCTTCTTCGTCTCCGGTGGTTTCGCCGACATTACGGCAGATCGCTGCACGATTCTCGCTGACGAGGCCCTGCCGATCAAGGACATCGTCCTGACCGAAGCAGAGTCCCGCCTCGAGACCCTCGAGCTTCAGCTGACCAATGTCGCAGCTGATGACCTTGCGGATATCGAGCGCATCTCTCGCAAGATCCAGTCCACCCGGGCTGCAATCGAGGCGGCTGAGGCTGCACACCCGATCTACTGA
- the queF gene encoding preQ(1) synthase codes for MTTSENDLAALSQLGRQTVQPDSPETATLERVPSPHKGRDYVVRFTAPEFTSLCPVTGQPDFAHIVIDYIPDEWIVESKSLKLYLTSFRNHGAFHEDCSVSIATKLVEVLNPKWLRIGAYWYPRGGIPIDVFWQTGLPPEGVWVPAQDVPGYRGRG; via the coding sequence ATGACCACATCAGAGAACGATCTCGCGGCACTCAGCCAGCTTGGCCGACAGACCGTGCAGCCGGACAGCCCGGAAACCGCAACGCTCGAGCGTGTGCCAAGCCCGCATAAGGGCCGCGATTATGTGGTGCGTTTCACCGCACCTGAGTTCACATCGCTCTGCCCGGTAACGGGTCAGCCCGATTTCGCTCATATCGTGATCGATTACATTCCGGATGAGTGGATCGTCGAAAGCAAGTCGCTCAAGCTCTATCTCACCAGCTTTCGCAATCATGGCGCATTTCATGAGGATTGCTCTGTCAGCATTGCCACGAAACTGGTCGAGGTGCTGAACCCGAAATGGCTACGTATTGGTGCCTACTGGTATCCACGCGGGGGTATTCCCATCGACGTGTTCTGGCAGACTGGCCTGCCGCCCGAGGGCGTGTGGGTGCCTGCACAGGATGTTCCCGGCTATCGCGGCCGCGGCTGA
- the rnd gene encoding ribonuclease D, whose protein sequence is MQVSQAGFPAPVIVSSTDDLAQLCARLKQEPFVTIDTEFVREHTYWPELCVVQLGGVSDVAVIDTLAPGIDLAPLADLLATESCVKVFHAARQDLEIFLHLFDVLPRSIFDTQVAAMVGGYGDQVGYDTLVNAITGASIDKTHRFSDWAARPLSKAQIAYAAADVTHLRDVYLALHDELEKQNRLHWADAELAVLNDPATFRPDPRRQWERLKARTNNRRMLGVLREVAAWRELEAQALNIPRQRLIRDESLLEIAAVRPQDTDALSRVRGVSRGFAEGKAAPGLLAAIQTGLDLPEKDLPRPPRKSEGAKPSAALVALLKVVLAASCEANRVAPKLVATSEDLDSLALGETDSPVLKGWRRAVFGEDALALLRGDIQLAVEGRLVRLIRDDQA, encoded by the coding sequence ATGCAAGTGTCTCAAGCCGGTTTCCCAGCCCCAGTCATCGTGTCTTCTACAGACGATTTGGCGCAACTCTGCGCCCGACTCAAGCAGGAGCCGTTCGTTACGATCGATACGGAGTTCGTGCGGGAGCATACATACTGGCCTGAACTTTGCGTGGTGCAGCTCGGCGGCGTGTCCGATGTCGCCGTGATTGACACGCTGGCGCCGGGGATCGACCTTGCGCCGCTGGCCGATCTGCTGGCAACGGAAAGCTGTGTGAAGGTCTTTCACGCTGCCCGTCAGGATCTGGAAATCTTCCTGCATCTGTTCGATGTCCTGCCGCGCTCTATTTTCGACACACAGGTGGCGGCAATGGTGGGGGGCTATGGCGATCAGGTAGGTTATGACACGCTCGTCAATGCCATTACCGGCGCGAGCATCGACAAGACCCATCGCTTCAGCGACTGGGCAGCGCGCCCCCTGTCCAAGGCACAGATCGCCTATGCCGCAGCAGATGTCACGCATCTGCGCGATGTCTATCTTGCCCTGCATGACGAACTGGAAAAGCAGAACCGTCTGCACTGGGCTGATGCCGAGCTTGCTGTCCTGAACGATCCGGCAACCTTCCGCCCCGATCCGCGCCGCCAGTGGGAGCGGCTGAAGGCCCGCACCAATAACCGTCGCATGCTTGGCGTCTTGCGCGAGGTTGCGGCATGGCGTGAACTTGAGGCGCAGGCGCTGAATATCCCGCGTCAGCGCCTTATCCGCGATGAAAGCCTGCTCGAAATTGCGGCTGTTCGCCCGCAGGATACTGACGCTCTCTCCCGCGTGCGTGGTGTCTCTCGTGGCTTTGCCGAGGGCAAGGCCGCACCGGGTCTTCTGGCGGCAATCCAGACAGGCCTTGATCTGCCCGAGAAGGACCTCCCGCGACCGCCGCGCAAATCCGAGGGGGCCAAGCCTTCTGCGGCGTTGGTTGCGCTGCTCAAGGTCGTGCTTGCCGCCAGTTGCGAGGCCAACCGCGTGGCTCCCAAACTTGTCGCGACGAGTGAGGATCTGGACAGTCTGGCGCTGGGTGAAACCGATAGCCCGGTTCTCAAGGGATGGCGCCGCGCCGTTTTCGGCGAGGATGCCCTTGCGCTTCTGCGAGGTGATATCCAGCTTGCCGTTGAAGGTCGTTTGGTTAGGCTGATCCGCGACGATCAGGCCTGA